The genome window TCCAAAGAGCGGGTATCCAGAATGATGGCATCAGGAATCGCGCACAGCAGTACGGCGCTACGGTGATTCTCAGTTTTTCGTGGTTTCGGCCTTTCTGTTGCTCCCCCCCCGCAGGAATTCCGGCCGGGACGCAGTCCCGGCTCGACGAGGGAGCGCATGTCCATGCGGCGCTACGGTGATTCTCAGTTTTTCCCCGATGGGGCGGCCCGCTACGTATGGAAGCGCGGGGCGGGTCTCTGGTGGCCGGTCAGACCCACCCCGAATCGTCGGAACGGATCTTGCCCGCTCTGCAAAGCTGGTCGGCCAATGTCCCTCGCCAAAAACCATTGCCGACCCGTGTGTCCGTTTAACATTCTGTAATTCCTAACTCTGCCAGTCGTAGTGGATTCGAAGCTTGGGCATATTCTGCTTGCACACGCGGCCAATTATTATGTAAATTCTAAGGCTTGAAGATGCTGCGAGCGGATGATTGGGTCACGCGAACCACGAACACCGGAGTCTGATGTGAGAGCTTGTTCACTGATCCTATGTGGTACGTTCCTGCTGATTGCCGGAGCCGCCGAACTCTTCGCCCAAGTCGAGCCCGAGCCCACCGCCTACGCGGCGGGGCAAGTCATTGTCCGGTTCGACAAACCGACTACCCTGAGCGACGCTCGCGCCACCCTCAGTCCTTCCTTGTTTTCCCCCGCTCGCTCGCTCGTCCCATCCCTCAATATCTTCCTCGTCAAACTGCGAGACGGCAAACTCAGCGTTCCCGCCGCACTGGAGTTGCTCAAGGCGAATCCGCAGGTCCGCTGGGCACAGGCGGATCACCTCCTGAGCGAACGCGCCACGCCCAACGATCCGCTGTTCGTGACCCAGTGGAATATGAATCAGTCCAATGACGCCGACATAGATGCGCCGGAAGCCTGGGACATCACCACCGGCGGGACCGACTATCACGGAAATCAGATCGTCGTCGCCGTGGTGGACGGGGGCTGCCTGCTCACCCATCAGGACCTGGCCGCGAACATTTGGGTGAACGCGAATGAGATCGCCGGGAATGAAATTGACGACGACTCCAACGGCTACGTGGACGACGTGAACGGCTGGGACGCCTACGCGAGCGACGGCTCGATCCCGGTCACCAATCACGGTACCCACGTCAGCGGCATCGTCGGGGCGCGCAGCAACAACGGAGTTCTGATCAGCGGCGTGAACTGGAACGTCAAGATCATGCTGGTGGCGGCGTCCAGCACGCAGACCTCGATCGTTTCCATCGGCTACAACTATATCATTGACCAGAAGAATCTCTGGTGGTCCAGCGCGGGCGTGCGTGGCGCGAATATCGTCGCAACCAACAGCAGCTTCGGAGTCAACTACGGGAATTGTGAATCGGGCAGTTATCCGATCTGGAACGATCTCTACAACGAGATGGGCACGATCGGCATTCTCTCCTCCTGCGCAACCGCCAATTTCACGGTGGACGTGGACGTCTACGGCGACGTGCCGACCGGATGCTCCAGTCCCTACATGATCTCCGTCACCAATACCACCAGCTCCGACCAGAAGAATTCCAACGCCGCCTATGGCGACTCGACCATTGACCTCGGCGCGCCCGGCACCAACATCCGCAGTCTGACGTCCAACAACGGCACCGGCACGCTATCCGGCACTTCGATGTCCACTCCGCACGTCAGCGGCGCGATCGCGCTCCTTCACTCCGCGGCCGATTCGGTGTTCTACCAGTTTTATCTGGCGCGTCCCGACATGGCCTGCTTCGCCCTGAAACAGATACTACTCGAAAGTGTGGATCCGCTGCCCGGATTCGATACCTTGACGGTTTCCGGCGGACGATTGAATCTACGCAACGCGCTATTGGCGATGGCGGATTTCGAGCCGCCCGACACCGTGCTCCGGGGCGTCCATATCGTCTCTCCCAACGGCGGTGAAGAATGGTACTCCGGCAACTGGGTCGAGGTCCAATGGTCGTCCTTCGGACTCAGCGAAAACGTCAAGATCGAGCTTAACCGCGACTATCCGAATGGTTTGTGGGAAGTCATCTTTCCCGACATTCAGAATTACGGCATCGAGGCGTTCCTGATCGAAGGCGAAACCACCACCCACGTGCGTCTTCGCGTTTCCAGTCTGCTCACTCCCGCGCTGAGCGACGTTTCGGACGGCGATATTCATCTCGTCAGTCCGATTCTCGATATCGTTCACAACTCGCTGGGCGATTTCGAACCGGGCGCCGGCACCGTGACCTGCTGGGCTTCGGACAGCTCGCCGCTGCTATCGGTGGCGGGAGTGTACATGTTCTTCCGCGCGACCGGCGGCACGGACTTCGATTCGCTCGATCTCCTGGCCACCGGCAATCCCAGCGAGTATTCCGCCGATCTCAGTTCGTTCGCGGCAGGGAACTACGAATACTACGTGCAGATGCGCGACAACGCCGATCGTCCGGTGCGCGATCCGGTCGGAGCTCCCGTCAACTTCCACACCTTCACCGTCGGCGATCTCTGTGAAGCGGCCATCGCCTATGATGATGGAACGGCCGAGTTCTATGGCTGGAGCGACGGCGGGACGTTGAACGACTTCGAGTGGGCGGTGAAGTTCACTCCCGTGGGTGTTCCCTATGTCCTATGCGGGGCGAGCGTCGCGGTTTCCCACGGACTTCCCGATACGATGCACTCGCCGATTCAGGTGCGCGTGTACGATGCGAATGGAGCGGGCGGGCAGCCGGGGACGTTGCTGTGGCAAGGTTCGCACGGTTCCATCGGAAACGAGATCGGCGGTCTTTCAGCGGGAATCCATTGGGCGGATGTCGTCATCCGGGACGGCGGCGGCGAGAAGTTGATGCTCAGCGTGCCCGAATTCTATATCAGCGTCTCGAATCTGGGCTTCGGGAAATACGAAGCTTTCGGGCGGGACGCAAACGGCCCCAACGCCCATCGCTCCTACTTCTATGATCCCTGTGAGGTGGAGTGGTTCAGCGAAGACGATACGACGGCGAGTGACAATGCCTACCCCGGCAACCGGATGATTCGCGCGCTCGGTTATGCCGTAGCGCCACCCGATCTCGTTGCCGCTCGCGACGGCGACGAGATCAAGCTCCACTGGAGCAGCACCGGTGCGCCGCTTTACAACGTGTATTCGAGCGCACTGCCGGAAGGCCCGTTCGGTTTTCTGGAGTCCACGACGGATACGATTCTCACCGTCGCCGCGGTGGATACGACGGGAGAAAAACTCTTCTACCGCGTGCAGTCCGCCACCGAATAGAAACCTCTCGAAAGCGGATCGAATCGCTGATTCGGATCATGACAAGAGCGTATCCCAATAATATTTTGGGATACGCTCTTCATGTAGGAAGCCGAGGAAAGTCTGCGCTCGCTATTCGTTGCGGCTTTTCAACGTTCCTGTAAAAGGAAAAGCCCGCAAGTATCGCTACTTGCGGGCCAAGCCCTTCCTTGGCTGGGGGACAGGGACTCGAACCCCGACTCTCAGATCCAGAGTCTGATGTCCTGCCAATTAGACGATCCCCCAGGGATCTCGCGAATACGCCCAAATTCCAGCGGGCCAGCACACCCGCAATGCTGCCAATATAATACAAAATCTCACATTACGCAACCCTCACCGGCCACCATCTCTGGCCAGCAATTTGCTCTGATTTGTTGTGACTGCTCCAGCACAGTTCAGGAGTCTATAACTTTCGTCAGGGAGTCCGATTGTGCCGCCGAATCTTGATTTGGGGCCTGAACCGTCCCGCAATCCAGACCTGATCTCTATTTACGACAAGATCTTGAATCACCTTTATGGGGTGGCTTTGCGGCTTGATGCGAATGGCCGCATCGTTCAGATCGGTTCCGGTTGGGACGAGCTTGCAAACCGCACCGACCGCGACGATTTGGCCCGCAATTCGGTGCTCGGCAGACCGCTTTGGGACCTGTCCAAGGATGAGGAGTCACGCTCAAACCTGCGGATGTCGCTGGGTTCACTGGCCCGCGGGCAAACGGAACAGGCCATGCATCCGCTGGACTTGGGGAATCCGCAGAAACCGCTGCTGATCCAGCTCTCGCTCAGCGCTCTCCACGACGATGGCCAGTGCATGGGCTTTCTGGCCCACGGAGTGGACGTGACCACCGAACACGTCATCCGCCTGGCACTACTCGACCGCGAACGAAAGCTCCGCGAACTCAAGGCTACCTGTGAACAGCATGGCGAGCAGGTCACTGCGCTCGAAAACGAGATTGTCAGACTCACCGAGAAGCTGACCGCCAAGGACGAAGAACTCGATATGCTCTGCGAGCAACAGGCCGCGTACCAAGAGCGGATCGAGTCGCTCAGTACTCAGCATGCATCCGGCGAAGAGCAATTCACCGCCCTGCAAACCCAGAAGACGGCTCTCGAGCGGCAAATCAGTGAAAGGAACGGAGAGATCACGGCCCTCGAAGAGCAAGTCGCGATTTTCCAGATTCGCACCGCCGATCTGGAAGAGAAGCTGGCATCTCTTTCGTCCGAGCGGTGGGAGACCGATGCGCAGCGTCAGGCCGAAACCTCCGAGTGGGAGAGTACGATCGGCGACCTGCTTTCCGCGTTCCGCAAGTCTCCCGACGATTTCCACTCCCGATTCTGCCGCATCGCGTGCGAGACGGGCGGAGCCGTTTTCTCGACGCTGACGGTGTTCGCCAGTGATATTCAACGCTTCCGCTACGTCGCCCAGCATGGAGCCCCCGATTTCCACCGGTACATGATTGACAATTCCGTCGTCGAGTTGGCGCTTGGCGAAGGACCGGAAGGGATCGCCGCCGAGAAGGGCTGTCCGACCAAGTTCGATCACCTGCTCGAGCGCGAAGACTTTGCGAAGTGGGCTCCCGTCGCCGAGCAGAACGGCTATAACTGCATTTGGGCTTTTCCGCTCTCCGACGAGGAGGGAATCTACGGAGTCCTGCAGCTCTACTATGCCGAGGAGGATGCGGCTCTTCCCGTGCCGGACTACACGCGGTTGAGCCGGATCTGCCAGTTTGCCGTCCCGCTCCTCCGCGTAGGGGATACGTGGCCGGCAACGGCAGACTCGCATGACGAACCGCCCGCGTCGGCGCACGTCGCAAAGCCTGAGGGCTTCCGGACGCTGGCTTCCGATCTGGCCGAGGAATTCAGCAATCTTCTGACCGGCGTTCTGGGCCATTCGTCGCTGGTGGCGGCGGAGATGGGGGAATCCAGTACGGCGATCGAAGACGTCCGCGCCATCGAGCGCTCGGCCCGCGGAGCGGCTCGTCTGACGCGCAAACTCTCGGCCCTGTGCGGAGCGGGTCACAAGGCGGCGGCGCCCTTCGATCTGGCCGCGTATTTGAAAACATACGTTCGCGACCGCGCGAACTACTTTCCCTCCGGGGCGGCGGGAGTCGCGCTCCCCAGCGAGCCGTGCACGGTGCACGCCGAGAGTGCCGTGCTCGAGATCATGCTCGACGGAATGGCCGATCATGCCCGCCGGTCAGGCAGCGGATCGGGAACTCCGACGTGGACGCTGAACGTGGAACACGAATCGGCCCGACTCTCGCTTACGTACTCGGGACCGGCGGCGCTTCCCGGTTGGTGGGACGACGGCTTGACTCCGACTCATCATCGGGCACAACTTCACGAAATCGCTTTCTCCCGCGAGGCCGCACAGGCGCACGGCGGTTCGCTTCAGTTCATCGAGAGCGACGGCACCACTCAGATCATTCTCATGCTACCTCTGGCAGTGAAGAAGATAGGACAGCAGGCAGGGTAGTTCACACGAATACCGGGGAGACGGTGGAGAAAGCGGGCGGATCATCACGATCCGCCCGCGTTGTCTCCCCCCGCTTCGCGGGGGGATTAGAGGGGGGGGCTCCGGGGAAAAAAGAATAAAACGGTAGTGCCGCACGGCCGTGCGCGGATTCGAGGGATCTGAACGCGCATGGCTATGCAGCGCTACGGTAATTGCGCACGCAGTGCAGCGCTACGGGGAATAGCGCACGGCCGTGCGGCACTACCGTTCGCGCAGAATTCTCTCCACCTGTTGTCGGGACATGCCGGGCTGAATGAGAAAGTTCAATGTGCCGATCTCAATGTCGCTGGCAATCACGTAGTAGTACTGACTGAGCGGGGCGGGCGGTGGGAACCGCAGCACGTTCTCATGCACGTAGAACGTGTCCTCGGTTGCCGCCAGAAAGTCCCAGTCTTCCGTTAGGTCCTGTTCAAAGAAGATCACATAGGACTGAATCGGCGACGGGAAGCCGCACTCCGTGCTGTCCACGATGCTCCAGTTGAGCCGAATGTGGGGATACTGCGGAAATGCCACGAGGTTCTCCGGCTGGGCCAGATGATAGAAGTAGAACGCTCCCATGTCGCTCGGCGTGCAGTCGGGATCGAACATCGCCGGATCGCCCGCGTCAATGCAGGGAGAATTTCCTGTGAGATGATAATTCCCCACTCCTGCATTCACGAATTTGGGATTGAGAAAGATGTTATTGTACACATCGCACGGATCTCCGTTGCGATTGGTGGTGACGATTTGGCCGAGGCCGGGGGGAACGGTTCCACCAAAGTTTCCGCCGGCATTCCCATAGAAATCGGAAAAAACCGGCGCGGTCGCTGTGGCGTTCCAGTAGATGGCTACCGTGCCGCCTGAGAAACTCACAATCGAGTTGCGAAGTTGCGGCGATGCAAGGTAGTAGCAATACATGGCGCCGCCCTGACTCACCGCCGTGTTGTGACTGATCGTGCAGTTTGTCAGCAGAGGGGCAGAGTCCTGGGTCTTGATGCCGCCTCCTTGTCCTGCATGATTGCCAAGAATTATACAGCGATTAAAACTCGCCGGACTACGGTCCAATAGATAGACACCGCCTCCTTCGTTAATGGCACGATTGCCGCTGATCTCGCAATCAACGAAATTCGGTGTGGCTAAGGCGTAGCAGGCGATTCCACCTCCCGCATTCCCGGCGGTGTCGCCACTGATTGTGCAGTTCAGGAAAGTCGGCGATGCATAGTAGCCGCAGTAGATCCCTCCTCCTCCATCTGAAGCGTAGTTTCCCCAAATAGAGCAATTCGCAAAGAATGGTGACGCTCCATTCCAGCAGAAAATGCCACCGCCTGAAGCATCTGG of bacterium contains these proteins:
- a CDS encoding PAS domain-containing protein yields the protein MPPNLDLGPEPSRNPDLISIYDKILNHLYGVALRLDANGRIVQIGSGWDELANRTDRDDLARNSVLGRPLWDLSKDEESRSNLRMSLGSLARGQTEQAMHPLDLGNPQKPLLIQLSLSALHDDGQCMGFLAHGVDVTTEHVIRLALLDRERKLRELKATCEQHGEQVTALENEIVRLTEKLTAKDEELDMLCEQQAAYQERIESLSTQHASGEEQFTALQTQKTALERQISERNGEITALEEQVAIFQIRTADLEEKLASLSSERWETDAQRQAETSEWESTIGDLLSAFRKSPDDFHSRFCRIACETGGAVFSTLTVFASDIQRFRYVAQHGAPDFHRYMIDNSVVELALGEGPEGIAAEKGCPTKFDHLLEREDFAKWAPVAEQNGYNCIWAFPLSDEEGIYGVLQLYYAEEDAALPVPDYTRLSRICQFAVPLLRVGDTWPATADSHDEPPASAHVAKPEGFRTLASDLAEEFSNLLTGVLGHSSLVAAEMGESSTAIEDVRAIERSARGAARLTRKLSALCGAGHKAAAPFDLAAYLKTYVRDRANYFPSGAAGVALPSEPCTVHAESAVLEIMLDGMADHARRSGSGSGTPTWTLNVEHESARLSLTYSGPAALPGWWDDGLTPTHHRAQLHEIAFSREAAQAHGGSLQFIESDGTTQIILMLPLAVKKIGQQAG
- a CDS encoding right-handed parallel beta-helix repeat-containing protein; translation: MKTNANGDSLWSRTFGGSQADECYAVRQTTDGGYVLVGHTSSFGAGSLDIWVVKTDSNGSGLWNRTYGGGGSEQCGSIRQTTDGGYILGGRTSIGAGNGDYWMVKISANGDSLWSRTFGGSNIDEGGNIQQTAEGGYIFGGYTQSFGMGGSDFWLVKTNENGDSLWSRVYGGTQDDACTFVQQTADGGYVWAGYTCSIGAGGYDFWLVKTEPDTSTLCGTLTGMISAANSPYAVICDLLIPAGDTLVIEPGVVLNFMGPYKFEVRGTLLAIGTEEDSIVFSTEQIGTPRWRGLRFGDSTSTGSRIVYCRIEKGYATGTNPDASGGGIFCWNGASPFFANCSIWGNYASDGGGGIYCGYYASPTFLNCTISGDTAGNAGGGIACYALATPNFVDCEISGNRAINEGGGVYLLDRSPASFNRCIILGNHAGQGGGIKTQDSAPLLTNCTISHNTAVSQGGAMYCYYLASPQLRNSIVSFSGGTVAIYWNATATAPVFSDFYGNAGGNFGGTVPPGLGQIVTTNRNGDPCDVYNNIFLNPKFVNAGVGNYHLTGNSPCIDAGDPAMFDPDCTPSDMGAFYFYHLAQPENLVAFPQYPHIRLNWSIVDSTECGFPSPIQSYVIFFEQDLTEDWDFLAATEDTFYVHENVLRFPPPAPLSQYYYVIASDIEIGTLNFLIQPGMSRQQVERILRER
- a CDS encoding S8 family serine peptidase; amino-acid sequence: MRACSLILCGTFLLIAGAAELFAQVEPEPTAYAAGQVIVRFDKPTTLSDARATLSPSLFSPARSLVPSLNIFLVKLRDGKLSVPAALELLKANPQVRWAQADHLLSERATPNDPLFVTQWNMNQSNDADIDAPEAWDITTGGTDYHGNQIVVAVVDGGCLLTHQDLAANIWVNANEIAGNEIDDDSNGYVDDVNGWDAYASDGSIPVTNHGTHVSGIVGARSNNGVLISGVNWNVKIMLVAASSTQTSIVSIGYNYIIDQKNLWWSSAGVRGANIVATNSSFGVNYGNCESGSYPIWNDLYNEMGTIGILSSCATANFTVDVDVYGDVPTGCSSPYMISVTNTTSSDQKNSNAAYGDSTIDLGAPGTNIRSLTSNNGTGTLSGTSMSTPHVSGAIALLHSAADSVFYQFYLARPDMACFALKQILLESVDPLPGFDTLTVSGGRLNLRNALLAMADFEPPDTVLRGVHIVSPNGGEEWYSGNWVEVQWSSFGLSENVKIELNRDYPNGLWEVIFPDIQNYGIEAFLIEGETTTHVRLRVSSLLTPALSDVSDGDIHLVSPILDIVHNSLGDFEPGAGTVTCWASDSSPLLSVAGVYMFFRATGGTDFDSLDLLATGNPSEYSADLSSFAAGNYEYYVQMRDNADRPVRDPVGAPVNFHTFTVGDLCEAAIAYDDGTAEFYGWSDGGTLNDFEWAVKFTPVGVPYVLCGASVAVSHGLPDTMHSPIQVRVYDANGAGGQPGTLLWQGSHGSIGNEIGGLSAGIHWADVVIRDGGGEKLMLSVPEFYISVSNLGFGKYEAFGRDANGPNAHRSYFYDPCEVEWFSEDDTTASDNAYPGNRMIRALGYAVAPPDLVAARDGDEIKLHWSSTGAPLYNVYSSALPEGPFGFLESTTDTILTVAAVDTTGEKLFYRVQSATE